One part of the Tunicatimonas pelagia genome encodes these proteins:
- a CDS encoding YpdA family putative bacillithiol disulfide reductase — protein sequence MKIYDVLIVGAGPCGLACGIEAQRQGLTYAVLDKGSITESIRRYPVDMTFFSSADNIAIGDVPFTSLNLRPSRVEALKYYRKVADHFQLNVHIFTEVENIEQTDGVFVLQTNQGTYRTKKVVLAIGYYDIPRELGVPGEELSHVIHYYDEPYRYTGTNAVVVGGANSAVETALDLYRNGVNVTLVHIFDGIDKTAKYWIVPDLENRIKKGEVQSYFNSEVTEITEKEVKIKNLQTGELQSLPADFVFLMIGYHPDAKFLRKVGIRLNGEMLIPEINADTFESNIPGIYLGGSVIGGEETKKIFIENGKLHAQPIMQDIKQKLSERMASNA from the coding sequence ATGAAAATATACGATGTGCTCATCGTAGGAGCTGGTCCCTGCGGATTAGCGTGCGGAATTGAAGCTCAACGACAAGGGTTAACGTACGCAGTGTTGGATAAAGGGAGCATTACCGAGTCGATCCGGCGCTATCCGGTAGATATGACCTTTTTTTCTAGTGCAGATAATATTGCTATTGGTGATGTTCCTTTTACTTCCTTGAATTTGCGTCCGAGCCGGGTAGAAGCTCTGAAGTATTATCGTAAAGTAGCAGATCACTTCCAACTCAACGTGCATATTTTTACGGAGGTAGAAAATATTGAGCAAACAGATGGTGTATTTGTCTTACAAACAAATCAGGGCACTTATCGGACAAAAAAAGTAGTGCTGGCGATCGGCTACTACGATATTCCGCGGGAACTAGGGGTGCCGGGTGAAGAGTTGTCGCACGTGATTCACTACTACGACGAGCCTTATCGGTACACGGGTACGAATGCGGTAGTGGTAGGCGGAGCTAACTCGGCGGTAGAGACTGCGCTGGATTTATACCGCAATGGTGTAAACGTAACGCTGGTTCATATTTTTGATGGCATTGATAAAACTGCTAAGTACTGGATCGTTCCCGATTTGGAAAACCGAATTAAGAAAGGTGAAGTGCAATCGTACTTTAACAGTGAAGTGACCGAAATCACTGAGAAAGAGGTGAAAATCAAGAATCTTCAAACCGGAGAATTGCAATCCCTGCCCGCTGATTTTGTTTTTCTGATGATCGGTTATCATCCTGATGCGAAGTTCTTACGAAAGGTAGGTATTCGCCTAAACGGAGAAATGCTGATTCCCGAAATCAACGCAGATACGTTTGAAAGTAACATTCCGGGAATCTACCTGGGTGGTTCGGTTATTGGCGGGGAAGAAACCAAGAAAATCTTTATTGAGAATGGTAAACTGCACGCTCAGCCCATTATGCAAGACATCAAGCAGAAGTTATCGGAGCGAATGGCTTCTAATGCCTAG
- a CDS encoding SDR family oxidoreductase, with protein MNDKICVITGANSGIGKVTARELAKQGAHVVMLCRNEEKAERAKEGILRVCGHSRVDIVLADLSSTQQIRSAAERINADCSKIDVLINNAGLITSNTRTTTDDGFETTFGVNHLAPFLLTQLLLDKVLASKQGNIINVSSEAHRFASFDLSDLQYEKRKYNGLKAYCSSKLCNILFTRELSQRLPAHVVTNSLHPGAVASNFGGGVPGFFGIVMQLARPFMISEEKGAETSIYLATSEEGFTATGQYFKDKKVVSPNKEASNNYNAKRLWEISEQLLQITFLPQKKAASA; from the coding sequence ATGAACGATAAGATTTGTGTGATTACCGGAGCTAATTCTGGTATCGGAAAAGTAACCGCTCGGGAGTTAGCTAAACAAGGAGCGCACGTGGTGATGCTCTGTCGTAATGAAGAAAAAGCTGAGCGGGCTAAAGAAGGTATTCTGCGGGTATGTGGTCATAGCCGGGTCGATATTGTGCTGGCTGACTTATCTTCAACTCAGCAGATACGCTCGGCTGCCGAACGTATTAATGCAGATTGTTCTAAAATTGATGTGCTGATTAACAATGCCGGACTAATTACCAGCAATACACGAACAACCACTGATGACGGTTTTGAGACGACCTTTGGGGTGAATCATTTAGCTCCTTTTCTACTCACGCAATTATTATTGGATAAGGTGTTGGCGAGTAAACAAGGTAACATCATTAACGTATCTTCGGAAGCGCACCGCTTTGCTAGCTTCGACCTCAGCGACTTACAATATGAGAAGCGTAAGTATAATGGATTGAAAGCGTACTGTTCTTCTAAATTATGCAATATTCTTTTTACTCGTGAGTTGAGTCAGCGACTGCCAGCCCACGTAGTAACCAACTCTCTGCATCCGGGAGCGGTGGCCAGTAACTTTGGTGGCGGGGTGCCTGGCTTCTTTGGTATTGTTATGCAATTGGCGCGTCCGTTTATGATTAGCGAGGAGAAAGGAGCCGAAACCAGCATCTATTTAGCGACCAGTGAAGAAGGGTTCACCGCAACTGGTCAGTATTTTAAGGATAAAAAAGTAGTGAGCCCCAACAAAGAGGCTTCTAATAATTATAACGCTAAGCGTTTGTGGGAGATAAGTGAGCAACTACTACAAATTACATTCTTACCTCAAAAGAAGGCTGCCTCAGCTTAA